GGGTGGCGGCCGCCGATGCCCGCGCCAGCCAGGCCGGGCGCCGCCTGCAGCGCGCACGCGGCCTGCAGGACCGCCAGTTCATCGCCGAGGACGAGGTCCTTGCGCTGGAAACCGAGCACGAGGCTGCCCTGGCGGACGTCGCGGTGGCGCGTGCCGACCGCGACGTCGCCGCCCGCGCCGTAGGCAAGACGCGGATCCGCGCCCCGTTCGCCGCCGTGGTCGTCGAGCGTCAGGCCCAGGTCGGCGCCCTGGCCAGCCCGGGCACCCCCTTGCTGCGCCTGGTCGACCTTGCCGCAGGAGAGGTCGAGGCCCGCCTGCAGGTTGGCGACGCCGCCGCCATCGGCGAAGCACGGGACCTGGCCTTCGAGACCCAGGGCGTCCGCCTGCCGGTCCAGTTGCAACGCTTGGCCCCGGTGGTCGAGACCGGCACTCGCAGCCAGCTCGCCCGCTTCGCCTTCACGCAGGCCGGCGCACCGGCCGGAAGCGCCGGCACCCTGCACTGGCAATGGCCGGCCAGCCAGCTGCCGGCAGCGTTGCTGGTGCGTCGCGGCGACGCCGTCGGCGTGTTCCTGGCCGAGTCCGGACGGGCCCGCTTCCTGGCGGTGCCGGGCGCCATCGATGGCCGGCCGTTCGCCCTCGATCTCCCCGGCGATACCCTGATCGTGACCCGCGGCCAGCAGGGCCTGACCGACGGCGATGCCGTCGTCCTCGCCAGCGACGACCCGGAACCGGAGGCCTGAGGTGGGCCTGCTGCGCGCCCTGATCGGCAACCACCCCCTCGCCAACATCGCCTTCGTGGTGGTGATCGTCATGGGCCTGATGGCCTATGCGCAGATGCCGCGCGAGCAGGACCCGGAGATCAACTTCAACTGGGTCAACGTCGCCACCGCCCTGCCCGGCGCCAGCGCCGAGGACGTCGAGCAGCGCGTCACCAATCCGCTCGAGGACGCCATCCGCAACGTCCAGGACGTGCGCTGGGTGGTCAGCTCCTCGCGCGAGGGGCTGAGCAACATCCTGGTCCGCTTCCGGGACATCGGCGAACGCGACTTCGACAAGCGCATCAACGACCTGCGCCGCGAGCTGCAGAACAAGGCCAATACCGAACTGCCCACGGAGGCGATCGATCCGGAGATCCTGGAGCTGACCACCTCGAACGGCTTCCCGACCGCGATGGTGGTGCTGACCGGTCCCGCCGACGACGAGCACCTGCGCTTCGCGGCGCGCGGCGTGCGCGACGACCTCGAACAGCTCGCCGGCGTCGACCGCGTCCAGGCGATCGGATTCCGCGACCCGGAGCTGCTGGTGGAGTTCGAGCCGATCGCCCTGGCCGGCCGCGGGATCGCCGCCACCGCCCTGGCCGACGGCCTGGCGCCCTGGTTCCGCGACACCTT
This portion of the Lysobacterales bacterium genome encodes:
- a CDS encoding efflux RND transporter periplasmic adaptor subunit, producing the protein MSRVFLLLVFALPLLLAGCAGPAAEPPPQAAPTVAPGVSAQPLAALLQPRHGTAPATVRAGNDTLLASEVAAAIAGVEVDVGSRVGAGDLLVTLDDTDLRLALAQAQARVAAADARASQAGRRLQRARGLQDRQFIAEDEVLALETEHEAALADVAVARADRDVAARAVGKTRIRAPFAAVVVERQAQVGALASPGTPLLRLVDLAAGEVEARLQVGDAAAIGEARDLAFETQGVRLPVQLQRLAPVVETGTRSQLARFAFTQAGAPAGSAGTLHWQWPASQLPAALLVRRGDAVGVFLAESGRARFLAVPGAIDGRPFALDLPGDTLIVTRGQQGLTDGDAVVLASDDPEPEA